The following are encoded together in the Parambassis ranga chromosome 20, fParRan2.1, whole genome shotgun sequence genome:
- the anks6 gene encoding ankyrin repeat and SAM domain-containing protein 6: protein MNFGVPANSLLLLRACDEGDYETARGILEPGAQKESGRQSRLRSEAGSECSPADMLSLVPVDCTDEEENTALQFASASGHENLVRFLLRKGASVDSRNNYGWTPLMHAARFGHLTVAHILLENGAEINGRNRLGASVLSMAARGGHTHVVKLLLESGAYVDDYDHLAVAAEAVSNGNNNNSCSAAGFGPGEGCPGGGGGSREFMDITALIVASQHGHETVVRLLLEWGSDVSFSQKTTGWGPLMAATLSGKVAVAQQLVERGADPDRVNVLSKTAFELAMQLKQRDVKAYLDSITTVRPQTDDERRRPDVFSALKLGNSQLVKEILEEDPAQVNSSNQEGASPLMMAAVSGQLEVVQLMVEKNADINKQDGVHGWTALMQATYHGNKDIVKYLLCQGADVNLRAKNGYTAFDLVMLLNDPDTELVRLLASVCMQVDKDKSKHRSRAVMTRSKSRQSLNNIPMPPDDKGGLKSWWSRMSNRFRRLKLTHTLRHGLSTNRLAPFPDDAETSLDATMKADRKPAGASNGAPTPVKGGNDISSAWAVKTKDAGHCRASSEKEDFLITTMLRSGAPLTRLPNDKLKAVIPPFLPPSNFEPWNSDRSRLLREGKSEVPRLPMPPQRKLNSSGNSDITSISRVVSRSIKFPSISKGPSSSSPSNSGHYHSPHSSGGSNGVAGLNRDSHNRSGGSADSVLSQIAAQRKRAAGLIEVKAQAPEKQHNQMQSQLPPPASASGLPPPDISLPDIHSHPSLVASDIHSRRKKELKKRPQSGNSSTSKSTSPTLTPSPSPTPKIPPGPGDSLSSASSHPRSKSSGGSSSGTITDEDELSSILKKLSLEKYQPIFEEQEVDMEAFLTLTDGDLKELGIKTDGPRQQILAAISELNAGKGRERQILQETIHNFQSSFGSSASNPRQPGQSRSPTSWMRHQVRSSSKR, encoded by the exons ATGAATTTCGGCGTCCCCGCGAATTCGCTGTTGCTTTTACGTGCCTGCGATGAAGGGGACTATGAAACGGCTCGGGGCATTTTGGAGCCCGGAGCCCAGAAAGAGTCCGGACGGCAGAGCAGGCTGCGGTCCGAAGCGGGGTCCGAGTGTAGCCCCGCGGACATGTTGTCTCTGGTACCGGTGGACTGTACGGACGAGGAGGAGAACACCGCCCTGCAGTTCGCCTCTGCCAGCGGACACGAGAACTTGGTCCGTTTTTTGCTGCGAAAGGGGGCCTCAGTGGACAGCCGCAACAACTACGGCTGGACCCCCCTGATGCATGCTGCTAG GTTTGGTCACCTGACTGTTGCCCACATCCTCTTGGAGAACGGGGCAGAGATCAATGGAAGGAACAGGCTAGGTGCCAGCGTGCTGAGTATGGCAGCCCGTGGAGGACACACTCATGTAGTCAAGCTGCTTCTGGAGAGCGGAGCCTATGTTGATGATTATGATCATCTGGCTGTTGCTGCAGAGGCAGTCTCCaatggcaacaacaacaacagctgcag TGCGGCTGGTTTTGGACCTGGTGAAGGCTGtccaggaggtggaggaggtagCAGAGAATTCATGGACATCACAGCCTTGATAGTGGCGTCTCAGCATGGGCATGAGACAGTTGTGCGCCTGCTGCTTGAGTGGGGTTCAGATGTCAGCTTTTCCCAGAAGACCACGGGCTGGGGTCCTTTGATGGCAGCCACGCTGAGTGGGAAG GTGGCGGTGGctcagcagctggtggagcGTGGAGCTGACCCAGACCGAGTCAACGTTTTGTCCAAGACAGCCTTTGAACTAGCCATGCAGCTGAAACAGAGAGACGTTAAGGCCTACCTGGACTCCATCACCACTGTACGCCCACAGACAG ACGATGAAAGAAGAAGACCAGATGTGTTCAGTGCTCTCAAACTGG GAAATTCACAGCTTGTCAAAGAGATTTTGGAGGAAGATCCTGCTCAGGTGAACTCATCCAATCAGGAGGGAGCGTCACCGCTCATGATGGCAGCAGTGAGCGGACAGCTAGAAGTGGTGCAGCTAATGGTGGAGAAGAATGCAGATATCAATAAACAAGATGGTGTCCACGGATGGACAGCTTTAATGCAGGCCACTTATCATGg CAATAAAGACATTGTCAAGTACCTGTTATGTCAAGGCGCTGATGTCAACCTTCGAGCCAAGAATGGATACACAGCCTTTGATTTGGTTATGCTGCTTAACGACCCAG ACACAGAGCTGGTCCGCCTCTTAGCATCAGTGTGTATGCAAGTAGACAAAGACAAGTCAAAACACCGCAGCAGAGCTGTTATGACTCGTTCCAAAAGTCGGCAGTCCCTCAACAATATCCCGATGCCACCTGATGACAAGGGAGGCTTAAAG TCCTGGTGGAGTAGGATGTCAAACCGCTTTCGAAGGCTCAAGCTGACTCATACTTTGAGGCATGGCCTTTCAACCAATCGTTTGGCTCCATTTCCTGATGATGCAGAAACTTCACTGGATGCCACTATGAAGGCAGACAGGAAGCCTGCTGGTGCGTCTAATGGGGCACCAACACCTGTCAAGGGAGGAAATGACATTAGCAGCGCCTGGGCAGTCAAGACCAAAGATGCTG GTCATTgcagagcctcctcagaaaaggAGGACTTTCTGATAACCACAATG cTAAGAAGTGGTGCTCCCCTGACCCGGTTGCCAAATGACAAGCTGAAAGCAGTGATTCCTCCATTCTTGCCTCCATCCAATTTCGAGCCGTGGAACTCTGACCGCTCACGCCTCCTCAGAGAAGGGAAGAGCGAAGTGCCACGTTTGCCTATGCCTCCACAAAGAAAGCTTAACAGTAGCGGAAACTCAGATATT ACGTCCATCAGTCGTGTGGTTAGCAGATCAATTAAGTTTCCCAGTATCTCCAAGGggccctcttcatcctctccatccaACTCTGGTCACTATCACTCGCCCCACTCCTCTGGAGGCTCAAATGGTGTAGCAGGCCTCAACCGGGACTCTCACAACCGTTCAG GGGGCAGTGCAGATAGCGTTCTCTCCCAAATAGCAGCCCAGCGTaaaagagcagcaggactgaTAGAGGTGAAAGCCCAAGCTCCAGAGAAACAGCACAACCAGATGCAGAGTCAACTCCCACCACCAGCTTCAGCTTCTGGTCTGCCACCACCTGACATTAGCCTTCCTGATATCCACTCACACCCCAGCCTGGTCGCCTCTGACATCCACTCCAGAAGG aagaaggagctgaaaaagagGCCTCAGTCAGGGAATTCATCCACCTCCAAGAGCACTTCGCCCACTCTTACTCCTTCTCCTTCCCCAACACCCAAAATTCCTCCTGGGCCAGGAGACTCTCTGTCCTCAGCGTCTTCTCATCCTCGCTCCAAGAGCAGTGGGGGCTCCAGCAGTGGAACCATCACAGATGAAG ATGAACTTTCTAGTATTTTGAAGAAGCTGTCTCTTGAGAAGTACCAGCCAATATTTGAGGAACAAGAG GTTGACATGGAAGCATTTCTGACTCTAACAGATGGAGACCTGAAGGAGCTGGGCATTAAAACAGACGGACCCAGACAACAGATCTTAGCTGCCATATCAGAGCTTAATGCTGGAAAG GGCAGAGAAAGGCAGATACTTCAGGAGACCATCCATAACTTCCAGTCTTCCTTTGGTAGCAGTGCCAGTAACCCTAGGCAACCAGGACAGTCGCGCT CTCCAACAAGCTGGATGAGACACCAGGTTCGTTCCTCCAGCAAGAGGTAA